Proteins found in one Hippopotamus amphibius kiboko isolate mHipAmp2 chromosome 12, mHipAmp2.hap2, whole genome shotgun sequence genomic segment:
- the TUBA8 gene encoding tubulin alpha-8 chain, whose protein sequence is MRECISVHVGQAGVQIGNACWELFCLEHGILADGTFGAQASKVQDDDSFTTFFSEAGNGKHVPRAVMVDLEPTVVDEVRAGTYRQLFHPEQLITGKEDAANNYARGHYTVGKESIDLVLDRIRKLTDACSGLQGFLIFHSFGGGTGSGFTSLLMERLSLDYGKKSKLEFAIYPAPQVSTAVVEPYNSILTTHTTLEHSDCAFMVDNEAIYDICRRNLDIERPTYTNLNRLISQIVSSITASLRFDGALNVDLTEFQTNLVPYPRIHFPLVTYAPIISAEKAYHEQLSVAEITSSCFEPNSQMVKCDPRHGKYMACCMLYRGDVVPKDVNVAIAAIKTKRTIQFVDWCPTGFKVGINYQPPTVVPGGDLAKVQRAVCMLSNTTAVAEAWARLDHKFDLMYAKRAFVHWYVGEGMEEGEFSEAREDLAALEKDYEEVGTDSFEEENEGEEF, encoded by the exons ATG CGGGAATGCATATCTGTCCATGTGGGCCAAGCCGGGGTCCAGATCGGCAACGCCTGCTGGGAACTCTTCTGCCTGGAGCATGGCATCCTGGCAGATGGCACCTTCGGTGCGCAGGCCAGCAAGGTCCAGGATGATGACTCCTTCACCACTTTCTTCAGCGAGGCCGGCAATGGGAAGCACGTGCCCCGGGCCGTCATGGTCGATCTGGAGCCCACTGTGGTGG ATGAGGTTCGGGCAGGAACCTACCGCCAGCTCTTCCATCCAGAGCAGCTGATCACAGGAAAAGAGGATGCAGCTAACAACTACGCCCGGGGTCATTATACGGTGGGCAAGGAGAGCATAGACCTGGTGCTGGACCGCATTCGCAAGCTG ACAGATGCCTGCTCTGGCCTGCAGGGCTTCCTCATCTTCCACAGCTTTGGGGGTGGCACTGGCTCCGGCTTCACGTCTCTGCTGATGGAACGCCTCTCCCTGGACTATGGCAAGAAGTCCAAGCTGGAGTTTGCCATCTATCCGGCCCCCCAGGTGTCCACGGCCGTGGTGGAGCCCTACAACTCCATCCTGACTACGCACACGACCCTGGAGCACTCGGACTGTGCCTTCATGGTGGACAACGAGGCCATCTACGACATCTGTCGGCGCAACCTGGACATCGAGCGGCCCACGTACACCAACCTCAACCGCCTCATCAGCCAGATCGTGTCCTCCATCACGGCCTCCCTGCGCTTTGATGGCGCCCTCAATGTGGACCTCACCGAGTTCCAGACCAACCTGGTGCCCTACCCCCGCATCCACTTTCCCCTGGTCACCTATGCGCCCATCATCTCGGCCGAGAAGGCCTACCACGAGCAGCTGTCTGTGGCCGAGATCACCAGCTCCTGCTTTGAGCCCAACAGCCAGATGGTCAAGTGTGACCCCCGTCATGGCAAGTACATGGCCTGCTGCATGCTCTACCGGGGGGACGTGGTGCCCAAGGATGTGAACGTCGCCATTGCCGCCATCAAGACCAAGAGGACCATCCAGTTTGTAGACTGGTGTCCCACCGGCTTCAAG GTGGGCATCAACTACCAGCCCCCCACCGTGGTCCCTGGGGGAGACCTGGCCAAGGTGCAGCGGGCCGTGTGCATGCTGAGCAACACCACGGCCGTCGCCGAGGCCTGGGCCCGCCTGGACCACAAGTTTGACCTCATGTACGCCAAGCGTGCCTTTGTGCACTGGTACGTCggagaggggatggaagaaggagAATTTTCCGAGGCCCGGGAGGACCTGGCTGCCCTGGAGAAGGATTATGAGGAAGTGGGGACCGATTcgtttgaagaagaaaatgaaggggAGGAGTTTTAA